GGAATAACTCTTTATTAACGGGAGGTTTTGTATGGGAGCGAAAAAAGTAGCTGTGTTGGGAGCGGGAAGTTGGGGAACCGCTCTCGCGATCGTGCTTGCCGATAACGGGCACGATGTTATGATCTGGGCGCGGCGTCATTCCCAGGCGAAAGAAATGAATGAGCACAAAACGAATGAACAATATTTGAGCGATGCCTTCCTCCCGGAAAATATTCAGGTGACGACGAATGTGAGTGAGGCAATCGTGGAGTGTGAGGCGGTTATTATCAGTGTTCCGACCTCGGGTATTCGTGAGATGACGCGCCAATTGCTTAAAGCTGATGTGAAAATACCGCTGATCGTTCACGCTACAAAGGGAATTGAACCGAATACGCTTTTTCGGGTGTCGGAAATGATGAAGGAGGAAGGCATTAACGAGGTGAGTGACGATATAGTAGTGTTGTCCGGGCCGAGCCATGCTGAAGAAGTGGCTCAGCGGCAACCGACAACGGTTACCGTTTCATCACAGATCATGGATGCCGCCAAGCGTAGCCAGAATTTGTTCATGAACACCCGTTTTCGCGTCTATACGAGCCAAGATATGGTTGGGGTAGAATTAGGCGGAGCTTTAAAAAACGTGATGGCTTTAGGAGTTGGGCTTGCTGAAGGCTTGGGATACGGAGATAATGCCCGGGCGGCAATTATGACAAGAGGCATCGCCGAAATGACTCGCCTTGGGACAAAACTCGGGGCTGATCCATTAACATTTGCAGGTTTGTCAGGGCTTGGTGATTTGATCGTCACTTGCACAAGCAAATATAGCCGAAACTGGCGTGCCGGATATCAGCTGGGCCGAGAGACTCCCCTCGATCAAGTACTAGAGGAGATGGGAATGGTTGTAGAGGGGGTGAAAACGACGCAAGCCGTCTCGCAAATGGCAAAAAGGGAAGGGGTTGAAGTCCCGATCACATCAGCGATTTACGATGTTCTTTTTAACGGTCAATCGCCCGTTCAGGCAGGGCGATTACTCATGGATAGAGACCCTAAAAAAGAAACAGAACATCTACAGTGAACCTTCCATCAGAGGGTGGTTTTTCCCTCTGATAGTTAGTTGAACAAATCGGGGTGTTAGCCGCCCGCTATTTCAGTGTTCAGATTTCAGAGGCCAGAGGTCGGAAAAGGCTTTTTTCAGTGTCTTCCGATTTCCGGCTTCCGATGTCTGATTTCCGGAAAAGCTGGCGCTTATCACCGGGGTGAACGATAACGGCTAGTCTCACTTTCCACCTCCCACCTCCCACCTCTAGAATCGCTCACACCTTTTTCATATCGTCATATAATGGCGATGAGCTATTAAATGGAAAGGATGAGCAAATATGGATCGTCATGATTCAATCTTTGATCATATTCAAAACAAGGCCAATGTTGATCAAGATGATTTGCAAAATTTAGCAAACACAGCCAAGGGTGCGGACTTTCAGGATGAGGAAACGGTTAGACAACTCATCCATGATGTTGCGCAAATGGCGGGTGTTCGAGTGTCAAAAGACAAAGAAGAATACTTGGTACATGCGATTACCAACAACCAGGTTCCGCTTGATTTTGCCTCGTTAAGCGAACTATTTCGCGATTAGTCTTTTTTCTTGGGCTTTCGCCAAGCGCGTTCCGGGGGTGTTGCGCATAGAATATCAGGAACCATATCCTCAAAGGGTTCCACCTTTTCGGAAGGAAGGTTTAGTTAGCCGGAGATCTTAGTCTCCGGTTTCAGTCATGTGGACAATCCTGTTTCTTTTTTGTCACTCATACCCAAGTGCAAAGGCGAATGGATATGCTATAATGTGACATGGTTTAAAGGAGGGTAACTTTGTGGATGCGTTAGATGCAATGTGGCTTTCATTTGTCGGTTTATTTCTTATGTTTGTTTCCTCCATCACTGCATTGCTCGGCCGTCAGAAACTGTCCGGTTTTTTTCGGTTTCTCGTCCTTGCTTTTTCATTTACTTGCTTATTGGTAGCCGGTCTTATCATGCTTATCGTTGTTTTGCCGGGTTCAAGGGCTGACCTATAATTGGACGAGGATTGGAGGTGCCCCGCTTGTTGCGACGAATAAAGCGTTTGACCATCTTTGCTGTTTGTTTATTCTTTGTGAGCGGTTGCTTTTACCCCCAGGATACGGGTTCCGGTGATCACCGGGGCCACCCACATGCGGAACAACTTCAATCGGTGCAAATTGCAGTAGAGGAATATGAATCTGCACATGGGGTCCCCCCGATTGGTGATTTTGAAGGGGATACCAATCTTTATGAACGTTATCAAGTTGATTTTCAAGCACTTATTCCCGGCTATATGCAGGAAGCGCCTGCCAGCGCGTATGAAAATGGCGGCAATTATCATTATACATTGATTAATGTGGAAGAAGAACCGGAAGTGCGCGTCATTGATGCGGTAAATTTACAAGCAGCCCGGGAGTTGGAGCGAGACATTCGTGAATATGAACGGGCGAATGAATTTCCGCCGATCAAAGATATGATAGGCCCTGGTGTATTTGAATTGGATTATGAACGTTTAGGCTATGAAGGACAGCCAACGGTGGAGAGTCCCTATTTTGCGACGAATCTTCCTTTGTATCTCGGCGAAAACGGGGAGGTCATCATTGATTACAGCAGTGATTTGAACCGTATCCTTCAGGAAGGCGATCCGGACATTGAGGATGAAGATGATATTCGTTCGATTTTGACGGATGAGTTTCCTGTGGCCCCTGTATCGTCAAGGCCTTACACGATTGAAAACGGCGAGCCGGCATTTACGGATAAAAGAGATTAAAGGTATTGTTCTAAACCTCTTTTTTTCTATCTATATATAGAGAGAAAGGGGTTTTTTCTTTTGGCAGCTGGCCTCCCTTCACGGACGAAAATGAAACTTCCATCAGAGGGGGGGTTCTTCCCTCTCTTATAAGGAAGTCGGCTAAAATCGTCCGTCCTGTGGCAAGGCCGGCATTAGCACATCCTGTGCGTCACCACAGGGGTGTTCGTCGCCCGCTTTTCCGGAAATCAGGCATCGGAAGCCGGAAATCGGAAAGTCCTGAAAAAAGCCTTTGCCGATTTCCGCGAATTCTGACCTTTGAAATAACGGGCGCTTACCATCGGGATAAAAAAATGAGGGCTTCATCCAATAGCGATTGGCATGGAGCCAATGAATTCTACTGATGAACGTCATAATGATATGGACAACATCATAGGATGAAGTAGCAATCACACATTTCTTTGGAACGGAAGTGTATATTTTAGATCGGAGGGGATCTCGTGGAAAAAGTGGATATCTTTAAGGATATCGCGGAACGCACAGGAGGGGATATTTACTTAGGCGTTGTCGGTGCTGTGCGAACGGGGAAATCTACATTTATCAAGAAGTTTATGGAACTTGCCGTCCTTCCGCACATGGAGGATGAAACGGATCGAGTTCGGACACAAGATGAATTGCCGCAAAGCGCTGCAGGGAAAACAATTATGACAACAGAGCCTAAATTCGTGCCGAATAATGCAGTGGAACTGCAAGTGGATGAAGGGCTCGATGTAAATGTAAGGTTTGTGGATTGTGTCGGCTATGCTGTTTCCGGGGCAAAAGGGTACGAGGATGAACATGGCCCCCGCATGATCAACACCCCTTGGTACGAGGAACCGATTCCGTTTCAGGAAGCAGCGGAGATCGGTACACGCAAAGTGATCCAGGAGCATTCCACCCTTGGTGTTGTCGTAACCTCGGATGGAACGATCGGCGAATTGCCGCGGGAAGAATATGTGGAGGCAGAAGAGCGTGTCATCGAAGAATTAAGAGAAGTGGGAAAACCGTTTATCGTTATTGTCAATTCAACCCAGCCCCATCATCCGGACACAAGGGAGCTCCAACATCATCTTGAAGAAACGCATGATGTTCCCGTGCTTCCTTTAAGTGTCGAAACGATGTCCGAACACGACATTTATCGCGTGCTCAGAGAAGTGCTTTTTGAATTTCCGGTACATGAAGTTAACGTCAATCTTCCCAGTTGGGTCATGGTGCTCAATGAAGATCATTGGTTGCGCAGAGAATATGAAGACTCGGTAAAAGATACGGTGAAGGATATCAAAAGGCTTCGCGATGTCGACCGTGTCGTTGGCCATTTTGGCGAGGATTATGAATTTATTGATTCTGCTTCCCTCGCGGGGATGGAAATGGGGCTGGGCGTTGCCGATATCGATTTGTATGCACCGGATGATCTTTATGACCGGATTTTAAAAGAAGTCGTCGGCGTAGAAATACGTGGGAAAGATCACCTCTTGCAATTAATGCAAGATTTCGCCCATGCAAAAAGCGAATACGACCTAGTCTCCGATTCACTGAAAATGGTAAAACAAACCGGTTACGGTATCGCGGCCCCGGCTCTTGAAGATATGAGCTTGGATGAACCGGAAATCATCAGGCAAGGGTCACGTTTTGGCGTTCGCTTGCGTGCGGTCGCCCCGTCGATTCACATGATTAAAGTGGACGTGGAGTCAGAATTTGCACCGATCATCGGTACGGAAAAACAAAGCGAAGAACTTGTCCGTTACCTCATGCAAGATTTTGAAGAGAACCCGCTTTCAATTTGGAATTCCGATATCTTTGGTCGATCGTTAAATTCCATTGTACGAGAGGGGATCCAGGCGAAAATATCGCTCATGCCCGAGAATGCACGCTATAAACTGAAAGAAACCCTGGAACGAATTATTAATGAAGGCTCGGGTGGATTGATCGCGATTATTCTTTAATAACGTTCCTCCGTTCATCGGGGGTTCGTTTTTTTATTAATTGCATAGAATAGATCCCTACCTGAAGTTCGAGGAAGGCGTTCGGTCCGGAGCGAAAAAAGCTTTATCTATGGCTGCGGAGGCTGTAAGTGTCCAGTGATTCATCTATGGTGATCATTTAAATTTCTGCCCTTCCCTCTCCCCGTTTTTCGAGTTCCCCCAAAACCTCCAAGCAAAAAAATATCCCTCCTTCCCAATGAAAGTGTTACAATGAAAACAAATGCGGGGAAGCTCAAATCGATTGCTTTTAAGCATTTGCTATGCTAAAATCTCTAGCGATTAGCATGAAGTAGGAGGTTCCAAATGGACCATGAAAAAATAGAAGCAGCGGTACGGCAATTGCTCGAAGCAGTCGGCGATGATCCGGACCGTGAAGGTGTGTTGGAAACGCCCGCTCGTGTTGCACGTATGTATGAAGAAATATTCAGCGGACTTAATGAAGACCCGGAAACCCATTTGCGCACAATTTTCGGCGAAGAACATGAGGAACTCGTACTTGTAAAAGATATCACCTTTTATTCCATGTGCGAGCATCACCTTCTTCCTTTTTTTGGGAAGGCACATATTGGATACATTCCCAAGAACGGGGCGGTAACGGGACTGAGCAAGCTTGCCCGTGCTGTGGAAACGGTGGCGCGCAGGCCCCAGTTGCAAGAACGGATTACTTCTGACGTTGCCAATGCCCTCGTGGAAACCCTTGACCCTCATGGTGTCATCGTTGTCGTTGAGGCTGAACACATGTGCATGACGATGCGTGGCATCAAAAAACCGGGGAGTACAACCGTTACTTCTGCAGTGCGAGGCGTTTTTGAAAAAGATGCTTCCTCTCGTTCGGAAGTGTTGTCTCTATTAAAATAAGGGGAATAAGGAGGTGTGAACGTTGCGCGAAAACGATTTTTTTGTCATTAAGGCAGAGGAAGACGGCGTGAACGTGATCGGACTTACACGGGGTAATACCACCCGCTTTCACCATTCCGAAAAACTTGATGCCGGCGAAGTAATGATTGCTCAATTTACAGAACATACTTCTGCCGTAAAAGTTCGGGGGAAAGCCACGATTCAAACCAACCATGGAGAAATGAAAACAGAAGGCTCTTGAGCACAGGTTTTTTCGTGAGAATGGGGAAGCTGTGCTATAATAACAATGGTTACCTTAATCTAAAAATGGTCACAAATGCCTGTGTGTCATCCGGAACGGGAGGAACGACGATGGAATGTGTGCGTACAGAACAAAAACAGCTTAAGTGGGCGATGGAAGCATTTAATGAACTTTCTCATCATCCTTTTTTGATTACGTACGGAATCGAACCAAAGCATGATGAAGATAAGACGATTTTATTATTGCACGCGATTGATAACCACAATTTTGACGCAAAGGCTAAATTGGAACGGGTCACCACCGCGATGCTTGTCGAAGCTGCACTTACTGCCCACGAACATATTCCATTACATAACAACGACACCGTAGAGGTGAAGAAAAATCAATTAACGGTATTGGCCGGAGATTTATACAGCAGTTTGTATTATTATCGGCTGGCAAAAATGGAGGACGTCCCTCTTATTCGTTTGTTCAGTGAATCCATCCAAAAAATGAACGATGCCAAGGCGTATTTACACTCCCGTAATTGGAGAACTGCAGAGGAACTCCAGCAATTAATCATGGATGTGCAGTCCACACTGATTGTTAATTTGGCAGATTATTACCGTCAAGAGATGATCCTTCGCATCGCCCCCCATTTTTTGGCGCTAAAAAGTATGAAAAAAACGCTACAGGCGTTGGAGGAAGAAGGGCATCCACGTCAAGATACGCCGATCCCTCCCTCTCCTCTGTTGACGGAACAACGACCACACGAAGAAAGATATTTCCTGAAACAAAACCTCTATACGGTGATGACGAAGCAGGGAAACCTCCTGCGTGAAGGGGTGGAAAACTTTAGAGACAGCTTGCCGGCTCCTCTTTTGGACCGAATAACGACGGTCCTCCATACCTGAGGTTTTCACGTGAGATTAGAGGAATGCAAGAACCTTCTCCATTTTAAGTACCTCAAGAAGGAATGATCGATGATCACCGTACAAAAGGGTGTATGCAAATGAATAAAAGCAAAGAAAACCACGTACATGATGTTTTCGAGTCGATCTCAAAACGATATGATCGCATGAATGGCGTCATTAGTTTAAAGATGCACACCCGGTGGAGAAATGATATGATGAAGCGCATTTATTTTCCTCCCGTGTCAAACGTATTGGATGTGTGCGCGGGGACTGCGGATTGGACGATTGCCAGTGCCCGTCAGCTTCAAGGCGGAGAAGCGATAGGCATTGACTTCAGTGAACGCATGCTTGAGGTGGGAAGGGAAAAGGTACGGAAAGCCGGTTTGGAAAATACCCGATTAATCCATGGGAACGCCGGCAACCTCCCCTTTGGCGATGATTCGTTTGATGTGGTTACCATTGGGTTTGGGCTGCGAAACGTTCCGGACCCGCATGTGACGTTAAGAGAGATGTTGCGTGTGCTCAAGCCGGGCGGACAAGCGCTGTGCTTGGAAACATCCCAACCGGAAAATGTGTTTTTTCGCTCTCTATACGGCTTTTATTTTCAACGTATCATGCCGAAACTAGGAAAATGGTTTACCGGAACGGATAAATACGAGTGGTTGAACGAATCTACGAAGCAGTTTCCGGACAAACAAACACTCACCGATTGGTTTGCAAGTGCCGGTTTTGAAAGCGTAGATTATTGCAGCTATGCTTGCGGGGCAGCGGCCGGCCATTGGGGGTATAAACCAGGGGGAAAAGGGTCTACAGATTCCAAGCGCTCAGCTCCCACCTCCTACATCTAGCAAAGAGAGGGAAACGATGTGATACGGAAAATCAAGATTCTTTTCGAGATGATAAAATTTGAACATACCATTTTCGCGCTTCCTTTCGCATATTTGGGGATGATTCTCGGGAGCTTTGAAATTAACGGGAGTTGGCCGACCCTCTCGCAATGGATATGGGTAACAGTAGCCATGTTTGGAGCCAGAAGCGCGGCCATGAGTTTAAATCGATTGATTGATGCAGCCATTGACAAACGCAACCCGCGTACGGCAGAGCGAGCAATACCTGCCGGCCTTATTTCTTACCTGGAAATTATTGCTTTTATTATTGTTTCTTTTGCGTTGTTTTTTACGGCCGCTTTTCAATTGAATATGCTTGCCGTTTATTTGCTGCCAATCGCGGTTTTCTTTCTGACGTTTTATTCTTATACGAAGCGGTTTACGTGGCTTTGCCATTTTATTCTCGGTATGACGATTGCCATCGCTCCTTTGGGCGGTTGGGTCGGAGCAACAGGCGGGTTGCACCCTGAGGCCTTTTTGCTATTTTTAGCCGTCACGTTTTGGACGGCCGGATTTGACATTATTTATGCCACGCAAGATGTTGATCATGACAGAGCGGTTGGCATTTATTCGGTTCCGGCAAGATTTGGTGTCAAGCGTGCCTTGCAAACAGCACGAGGAAGTCATATTGTGAGTGTTGTCGCGCTTTTTTCTCTCTTTTTCCTATCCGAGCTTGGTATTGTATATTTGATAGGGGCTTGTATATCAGCGGCGATTATGATCTATGAGCACTCCCTCGTATCCGAGAACGATCTTTCAAATGTAAATGTAGCTTTCTTTACAATGAACGGCATCGTCAGTATGGTGATGTTGGCATTTACGATTGGAGATTTTATTCTATGAATCAACGACAGCCGATTTATACGGTCGGCATGACCGGTGCAAGTGGAGCGATTTACGGCGTTCGTCTCGTGCAAACGTTATTAAAAAAGGGCGCGAAGGTTCATTTCCTAATGTCCGGCGCCGCTTGGCAAGTGTTTGAACAGGAACTGGAATTGGATGTAACGGACAAAGAAGCATGTTTGCACGAATTGTTTCCGGAAGGGGAGCTACACATTCATGGTTTACAAAACTTTTCCGCGCCGGTAGCCAGCGGTTCCTATCGGAATGACGGGATGGTGATCGTCCCGTGCTCGATGGGAACGTTATCAAAAATTGCCAACGGCAATTCCGGGAGTTTGCTGGAACGAAGCGCTGACGTTGCTCTGAAGGAAGGGCGTAAACTCGTGATCGTTCCTCGCGAAACGCCGTTGCACGCCATCCATCTCGGCAATATGAAGGCTGTTGCAGAAGCGGGCGGGGCCATCATACCCGCCATGCCCGGTTTTTATCACAGGCCGAAGACGCTTGATGATCTTGTCGATTTCGTTGTCGGAAAAATACTGGATCGCTTGGATGTCGATCATCAGCTCTTTACGCGCTGGGGAGATGATTGAATGATACGTGTCGGAGAAATCCTTTATACAAACGTACACCCTTTCTTTTTTTACATGGATCGAGAAAAATTAAGCGCCCATAGCCATTTTATCCCGAGCATACCTGCCAGATTAAATGTTGCGATGAGTCAGGGGGAAATCGATGTCGGCGCGATATCGTCATTCGCGTACGGGGAAAACGCTGAGAATTTAGTCCTTATGCCCGATTTGGCCGTTACGTCCCACGGATCCGTCGGATCAATTTTCCTTTTTTCAAAGGTTCCAATTGAAGAATTGGATGAAAAAAAAATCGCGCTTACCCATAGTTCAGCGACTTCCATCCATCTTTTGAAAATCATATTGCAGCGTTTCTATGGCCATCGATCCATTGTTTATACAACGATGATGCCCGTCTACCAGGATATGCTGGCGGAACATGATGCCTGTTTGTTGATCGGAGATGATGCGATCCAGGCGAGTTGGCGTGAACAAGGGCAGATGTATGTTTATGACTTGGGAGAAAAATGGTATCATTTCACAAGCATGCCGATGACGTTCGCCGTGTTCGCGATGCGGAAGCAAGCGCTTGAGGCGGAACCGGGAGCTTTACGAGCGCTTTATCATGATTGGAAACAAAGCGAGGAACAGGCTCGTGTCAACGGCTATGAACAATTGGCCCAATCTGTCGTGAAAGACCATGGCGGAGACGTTGGTTTTTGGCAAGGATACTTTCAGAACTTGCAGTATCGATTTGGACGTAAGGAACAAAGGGGCCTTCTTCATTTTTACCGACTTGCCTATGAAGAAGGATATTTGCCTAGAGATGTCGATCATTTGAGTGTTTGGGACAGCGACATAGGCATTCATTCCATTAATTGAAAGGGAAACCTACATGAAATTAACGGACCTTTACATGTATTTACGAGGGGATATCCACCGAATTGAAACGGAGATGGGCGGTGCAGTTTCAGAAGTGTCTCCTGTCCTCGAAGAAGCGACGTTACAATTACTCGAAGCGGGTGGAAAACGAATACGGCCCGTATTTATGTTGCTTGGTGCCAAATTCGGGAATTATGACATTCAGAAACTTAAACATATCGGTGTCGCTTTGGAATTCATTCACATGGCTTCGCTCGTCCACGATGATGTCATTGATGATTCTAATCTTCGGCGCGGCAAGGATACAGTTAAGGCAAAATGGGACAACCGGGTAGCCATGCATGCCGGTGACTATTTGTTCGGGAAAGCTATCTCCCGCGTTGCGCTGTTTGAAGAGCAAGGCATTCATGAAACCATGTCCCGGTCGATGCATGAAATGGTGCTCGGTGAAATCGAACAAATTCGTTTTAAGTATGCGTGGGACCAGAATGTGAGAACGTATTTCCGTAGAATCAAACGCAAAACAGCTGTATTGATCGCGGGAAGCTGCAATCTAGGTGCCCAAGCTGCCGGTGTCCCCCGTTCGGAGCAACGCTCGCTCGCTTTTTTCGGACATCAAGTGGGCATGGCTTATCAGATCACCGACGATATTTTGGATTTTACGAGTTCAGAGGAAAAACTCGGAAAACCGGCCGGCGGGGATTTGTTACAAGGAAATATTACGCTTCCGGTCCTTTTTGCCATGGAGCAAAGCCCTTCCTTTAAAAAGGAACTGCGCCAAGCATTTGCCGACGGCGCACCATCGAAGGGAAAAATGGACGAATTGCTTGAAAAGATTAAGGCCAGCGGCGGCATTGACTATGCCAGGGAAATAAACGCACGCTATCTGCAAAAAGCGTATCAGTCCCTGGAAGCATTGCCGGACATTCCGGCTCGCCGTTCCCTTTATGATATTGCTGCCTATATAGGAACCCGTGAACATTAACAAGTCGTTTCAATTCAGGGAAAAGAGATGGTATACTAGGAGCGGACAAGGATTATATCCAACAAATGATTGACGAAAGAGGAGTGGAAACATTCATGGAAAAAACATTTATCATGGTGAAGCCGGACGGCGTGAAACGACAATTGATCGGGGAAATCGTCACCCGTTTCGAAAAACGCGGCTACCAATTAACAGATGCAAAAATGATGACGATAAGCCGTGAAACGGCAGAAAACCATTACGGTGAACATAGCGATAAACCATTTTTCGGGGAGCTCGTAGACTTTATTACCTCTGGCCCTGTTTTTGCAATGATTTGGGAAGGGGAAAACGTCGTGGAGAATGCCCGCACGATGATGGGGGCCACAAACCCGAAAGAGGCGGCGCCGGGTTCCATCCGGGGAGATTACGCCGTGAACGTCGGCCAAAATATTATTCATGGGTCAGATTCAACGGAAAGTGCTGAAAGAGAGATAGGTTTATTTTTCTGATTTGTTATCGCCGGCCGCTATGGCCGGTCGCTTTGTTATGTAAGGAGAGGGAAATGAAGAAAGATTATAGTTATTTCAAATCTGCGGTTTTGGAACGGACAGGGATTGATTTATCGTTGTACAAAGAACGGCAAATGAAGCGTAGGCTTGAATCGCTGTATAAACGGCATCACTTTCATTCTTTTCGGGCTTTCTTTCATGAAGGAATGCTAAATGATCCTGTCCTTTTGCAAGCTTTTCTGGATAAAATGACGATAAACGTGTCAGAATTTTACCGAAACAAAAGCCGTTGGGATTTCTTTGAAGAAGTGATATTGGCAGAGTTGAAGAAGAAGCAACAAAAGTTGCGCTTTTGGTCGGCCGCCTGTTCCTCGGGAGAAGAAGCTTATACGGCGGCGATCATCGCGAGCAAACATCGGGATCTTTCGGATGTTTCCATCGTGGCGACAGATATAGACATGGAGGCGTTGAAGAAGGCGGAAGCCGGTTTTTATCAAGAACCATCGGTACGGGAAGTGCCAAAAAAGGAGAAGCAACGTGCGTTCGAGCAAGAAGCCAACGGTTATCGTATCCAATCAAGATTTAAAGAAACGGTTCGATTCCAAAAGCACAACCTGCTGGCGGACCCTTACCCCCGTGGCAATGACTTGATCATCTGTCGGAATATCCTCATCTATTTCACCGGTCCGGCCAAGGATCAAATCATTAGCGGTTTTAACGATGCGCTCAGGATTGGTGGCTTTCTCTTCGTTGGAAACACGGAGCAAATTTTTTCACCCGAAACCTATGGGTTAGAGCATGTGGGGAACTTTTTTTATCGGAAACGAAAGGATCTATAACCCTTTCCGGATGACGCAGTTTATGATACAATTTACTGCATAAAAGC
The Salicibibacter kimchii DNA segment above includes these coding regions:
- a CDS encoding CheR family methyltransferase, with the protein product MKKDYSYFKSAVLERTGIDLSLYKERQMKRRLESLYKRHHFHSFRAFFHEGMLNDPVLLQAFLDKMTINVSEFYRNKSRWDFFEEVILAELKKKQQKLRFWSAACSSGEEAYTAAIIASKHRDLSDVSIVATDIDMEALKKAEAGFYQEPSVREVPKKEKQRAFEQEANGYRIQSRFKETVRFQKHNLLADPYPRGNDLIICRNILIYFTGPAKDQIISGFNDALRIGGFLFVGNTEQIFSPETYGLEHVGNFFYRKRKDL
- the ndk gene encoding nucleoside-diphosphate kinase; protein product: MEKTFIMVKPDGVKRQLIGEIVTRFEKRGYQLTDAKMMTISRETAENHYGEHSDKPFFGELVDFITSGPVFAMIWEGENVVENARTMMGATNPKEAAPGSIRGDYAVNVGQNIIHGSDSTESAEREIGLFF